The Cervus canadensis isolate Bull #8, Minnesota chromosome 29, ASM1932006v1, whole genome shotgun sequence genome includes a window with the following:
- the LOC122431155 gene encoding pregnancy-associated glycoprotein 2-like, with protein MKWLVLLGLVALSECIVILPLRKVKTLRETLREKNLLNNFLEERAYRLVKNDSKTAILPLRNFLDSAYVGTITIGTPPQEFHVIFDTGSADLWVPSITCESPACKTHNTFNPQNSSSFREAGRPVTIVYGSGIIQGFLGSDTIRIGNLVSLEQSFGLSLVEYGFNFVPFDGILGLAFPTISIEGTIPIFDNLWSHGAFSEPVFAFYLSKSKPEGSVVMFGGVDHRYYKGELNWVPVSQTRRWQISINSTTMNGNVVACSHGCHATLNTGTSVIYGPTEMVTNIHKLMNARPEGSEYVVSCDAVNTLPPVIFNINGIDYPLPPEAYIIKIQNSCCSIFQGGTEASSRDTWVLGDVFLRQYFSVFDRKNKRIGLAPAV; from the exons ATGAAGTGGCTTGTGCTCCTCGGGCTGGTGGCCCTCTCAGAGTGCATAGTCAT TTTGCCTCTAAGGAAAGTGAAGACCTTGCGAGAAACCCTGAGGGAAAAAAACTTGCTGAACAATTTCCTGGAGGAACGAGCTTACAGACTAGTCAAGAATGACTCCAAAACAGCTATTCTCCCCCTGAGAAACTTTCTGGAT AGTGCCTACGTGGGGACCATCACCATTGGAACACCCCCTCAGGAGTTCCACGTCATCTTTGACACAGGCTCAGCTGACTTGTGGGTGCCTTCCATCACTTGTGAAAGTCCAGCCTGTA AAACACACAACACCTTCAATCCTCAAAATTCTTCCAGCTTCAGGGAAGCAGGCCGGCCTGTCACCATCGTCTATGGATCTGGGATAATTCAAGGATTTCTTGGCTCTGACACCATTCGG ATCGGGAACCTGGTGAGCCTTGAACAGTCGTTTGGCCTAAGCCTGGTGGAATACGGGTTTAATTTTGTACCCTTTGATGGCATCCTGGGCTTGGCATTTCCCACCATCAGCATCGAAGGTACCATCCCCATCTTTGACAACTTGTGGTCCCATGGTGCCTTTTCTGAGCCTGTCTTTGCCTTCTACTTGAGCAA aAGCAAGCCGGAGGGCAGTGTGGTGATGTTTGGTGGGGTGGACCACCGCTACTACAAGGGAGAGCTCAACTGGGTACCAGTGTCCCAAACTCGCCGCTGGCAGATAAGCATAAACAG CACCACCATGAACGGGAATGTTGTTGCTTGTTCTCATGGATGCCATGCCACGTTGAACACTGGGACATCAGTGATCTATGGCCCAACAGAAATGGTCACCAACATCCACAAGCTCATGAACGCCAGGCCCGAGGGTTCTGAG TATGTGGTTTCATGTGATGCAGTCAACACCCTGCCTCCTGTCATCTTCAACATCAATGGCATCGACTATCCACTGCCCCCTGAAGCCTACATCATCAAG ATTCAAAACTCCTGCTGTAGCATCTTTCAAGGGGGCACAGAAGCTAGCTCTCGAGACACCTGGGTCCTGGGTGATGTCTTCCTGAGGCAGTACTTCTCGGTTTTTGAtcgaaaaaataaaaggattggCCTGGCTCCGGCAGTGTAA